Proteins co-encoded in one Medicago truncatula cultivar Jemalong A17 chromosome 8, MtrunA17r5.0-ANR, whole genome shotgun sequence genomic window:
- the LOC11444272 gene encoding GLABRA2 expression modulator has product MEQPKPETNTETPNPNGDAAAAKGAGSGSGSEPLGTEPSPGSMKKSVHWSPELVTESTFTSSPHEHRSNTYFNSSPSFSQPPPQFNVMETVVTVRNVLGRWSRKVGEATKKAETLAGNTWQHLKTSPSMAEAAMGRIAQGTKVLAEGGYEKIFLSTFDTVPEERLQNSFACYLSTSAGPVMGVLYISTAKIAYSSDSPISYKNEDKTEWSYYKVVIPLHELKAVNPSSNTANPAEKYIQVISVDNHEFWFMGFLNYDNAVGFLQDALQAGKVIQSEA; this is encoded by the exons ATGGAACAACCGAAGCCGGAAACGAACACCGAAACTCCCAACCCGAACGGAGACGCCGCCGCAGCAAAGGGAGCCGGATCCGGATCTGGATCGGAACCGCTAGGCACGGAACCATCGCCCGGTAGCATGAAGAAATCGGTACATTGGAGTCCTGAATTGGTTACGGAATCAACGTTCACATCTTCTCCTCATGAACACCGTTCGAATACGTATTTCAATTCTTCTCCTTCTTTCTCTCAACCTCCTCCTCAATTCAACGTTATGG AGACGGTGGTGACTGTTCGTAATGTGCTGGGAAGATGGAGCAGGAAGGTGGGAGAGGCAACTAAGAAGGCTGAGACTCTCGCTGGAAATACTTGGCAACATT TGAAAACAAGCCCTAGCATGGCTGAAGCTGCTATGGGAAGAATTGCGCAGGGAACAAAGGTCCTGGCAGAAGGTGGATATGAGAAGATATTCCTAAGTACATTTGACACTGTTCCAGAAGAACGGCTTCAGAACTCTTTTGCATGTTATCTATCTACGTCAGCTGGTCCAGTAATGGGAGTTTTGTATATATCCACAGCAAAGATTGCATATTCTAGTGACAGTCCTATTTCCTACAAAAATGAGGACAAAACAGAATGGAGTTATTATAAG GTAGTCATTCCACTGCATGAGCTAAAAGCAGTGAATCCTTCATCTAATACAGCCAATCCTGCTGAAAAGTACATCCAAGTGATCTCTGTCGacaatcatgaattttggtttatGGGCTTCTTGAACTATGATAACGCTGTGGGCTTCCTGCAAGATGCACTTCAAGCAGGCAAAGTAATACAGTCAGAAGCATAG